A stretch of DNA from Takifugu rubripes chromosome 15, fTakRub1.2, whole genome shotgun sequence:
GTCCCTGGGCTGTTGTGGATAAATCAGGACAGATCAACTTTAAGAAAGAGGTTTTTCTTAACAAAcagggttttttaaaaagaaccaaCCCCCCAACAAGTCTTTCCATATGCCCTTTTTAAGCTTTTCTTCTGGAGCACAGCTTCATTGCGATCGTAACGGTTGTGAATTAGTCATGGAAACATGACACGTGGGCCAGACAGGGCTGTTTTTGAGCACAAGCTAATAATAGTGTGCTAAGTGTTTTTGAATAGTGTCCATGAGCGGCACACCCTAACCAGGCAGAAAAATCCACCACTCTAGTTCCTTTCTTGTGTGACTGTCATGATTCTGACTCAGGAAATGGAAGCTTCTGAACTCAAACAGGGACGTCCTCATGAGCCGCATGTCCACTTCATAGCTAATagggcaaaagaaaaacaactcatCAAAGTTCTGGATTGTCGGTCCTGTTGTCTGGAAGAGCCCAGACCGAGCGTTTAACTGTTGgcggtgacaggaagtgagtcgCGGGGCAAGTGTCCTGAGCAGCAAATGGGGCTCTGTTGACATAAATGGGAAAGAACGCAACTCTAATCAGCCCCCACTACTGGGAAATAATGCGTCCCATTGTTATTGAGGGCAGGCGTGGGCCTCTGCCTGCACAGTTATTTCCCCGTTGGACCGCTCTTTTCTGCAcaagaggacagaaaaaagAATGTGCAGTTTTCTCACTGCGGAATCCGTTTATTCTGTATGCGAGAGATCTTCTGGGGTCAAATAAACCTTTCTGACTCTCCATATCAGCATGTTATTGGACTCAGAGTGCAGGATCCTTCTTAAGACGGCCGGCTCCTGTTGCAGCAGACAGAACTGACGGTTGATCCATGACAGGATGTCGGTGACTCTTTTGAGACCCTCACGAGGCCCAGTCGCCAGAGGATGTGGTTACTTCCTGCTCAGCCTGCTGAGACCCACGCTGAGTTCTGCACTGTCAGAATGTCTGATTTGATTTCCTGCATGTTCAGCAGGCCTGCTGGTGCATGGCATTCTCAGATAGTTTACTATAAAACCTGTGTGACgctgtgtgtgcaggagcgCCACCTCGTGGCGCATACCGACATCCACATGCTGCTGCGAACCTGTTGCTGCTCATTTATGTTTgtgggtttcttttttaatatgtCAGTGttcctgtgtttctctgtttttcagatTAGTGTAAGAGTCACCACGATGGATGCTGAACTGGAGTTTGCCATTCAGCCCAACACAACGGGAAAACAGCTCTTTGACCAGGTAGGAATGACTTCCAGCCTCTCATCGCTGGTTTGCAGTCATAGTAAGAAGGGAGGGAATTGTGAGGTGGTGAGAAGTGACCACAAGTCCTCCCGCTTCTATTTTTGAAGGTTGTTAAGACCATTGGGCTGCGGGAGGTTTGGTATTTTGGACTCCAGTACCAGGATACAAAGGGTTTCTCCACATGGCTCAAGCTCAACAAGAAGGTGAGTTGCTCAGCTGCCAGTTTCCTTCGGGGAGTCTAAGCTGCCCCGTTCACCCGATTCATGGTTTATTTTAGGTGACAGCCCAGGATGTGAGGAAGGAAAGCCCGCTGCTATTCAAGTTCCGTGCCAAGTTCTTCCCTGAGGATGTGTCAGAGGAGTTGATCCAGGATGCCACACAGCGGCTGTtcttcctgcaggtgaaggaggCCATCTTAAATGATGACATCTATTGTCCTCCGGAGACAGCCGTCCTGCTGGCCTCCTATGCAGTGCAGGCCAAGTATGGTGATTACAACAAGGAAGTCCACACGCCAGGCTATCTGTCCAGTGAACAGCTGCTCCCTCAGAGGTAAAACAGCCTTaatcgcgcgcacacacacacacacacacacacacacacacacactcttcaagTCCATATCCGTCTCTGTGGATGACTTTTGACAACCTGATTTGTGTGATATCAGAGTCCTGGACCAGCACAAACTCAACAAGGaccagtgggaggagaggattCAGGTGTGGCATGAAGAACACAAGGGCATGATGAGGTAACCACATCTTTGTCCAGCAAAGCCAAAGAAATGAGCAATAATGAAGATAAACAGAGCTTTTCCCCAGCGAGTCCATGGCGGGTCAGATGTCTGTGCTCTGGGAAGGGCAGGGTGTTGACCTACTTGTGTCTCAGAGGGTTTTTACTAAAATCTCTGTGGAATGTCTCATTTGTCTAAAGAGAGGAATCCATGATGGAGTATTTGAAGATCGCCCAGGATCTGGAGATGTATGGAGTCAACTACTTCAGCATCAAGAACAAGAAAGGCACAGAACTGTGGCTGGGAGTGGACGCACTGGGGCTCAATATTTATGAACAGAATGACAAGTAAGGGACTCCAAACTTTCTCTACTTTCTCTGAATGAATTCAGTTCCCATCAGTAAACATatcctttatatatatatatatacacatatatgatAATTAACCTTCTGTCTTCAACAGAATGACCCCCAAAATTGGATTTCCATGGAGTGAAATCCGGAATATTTCCTTCAATGACAAGAAGTTTGTCATCAAACCAATTGACAAGAAAGCGCCTGTATGTATCTTTAGTGGCGACATGTTATAGAAACGgctaaatgtaataaatgatgTCGTTATCTTCTTACTTCAGGACTTTGTGTTCTACGCACCAAGACTGCGCATCAACAAACGCATCCTGGCTCTCTGCATGGGCAACCACGAGCTGTACATGCGCCGCCGTAAGCCGGACACCATTGAAGTGCAGCAGATGAAGGCTCAGGCTCGAGAGGAGAAGAAccagaagaagatggagaggtACGAGTCCTGGGAGAGGTTTAAAAAAGACGCTCGCGTCTGTGTGTGCGGCCCATGTAACGCGCCATTTCCCTCCGCTTCCGCTAGAGCGCTGCTGGAGAACGAGAAGAGGAAACGGGAAGttgcagaaaaggaaaaggagaagattGAAAGGGAAAAACAGGAATTATTAGAGAGATTAAAGCAGATCGAAGAGCAGACAAAGAAAGCCCAGCAAGGTGGGTGTTGTGTGAATGTTCAGGCCCGTGAGACGGCGCTGTGGTGACCCGTTGTGAcacaacttgtgtgtgtgtgtgtgtgtgtgagcagagctggaagagCAAACGCATAGGGCTCTGGAGTTGGAGCTGGAAAGGAAGAGGGCTCAGGAGGAGGCCGAGCGTCTGGAGAGTGAACTGAAGGGTGCTGAGGAGTCCAAGATGGCTCTGCTACAACAGTCCCAGAGCCAGATGAAGAACCAGGAACATCTGGTTAGCCTTCAAATGCACCTCATAATCAAAGTTTCCCAAGTTCAGAAGGTCACTGTCGTCAAATAACCGAGCGATTGTCTTCTTCAGGCCACCGAGCTGGCTGAACTGACTTCCAAAATCTCCCTCCTGGAGGAtgccaagaagaagaaggaggaggaggcagtggAGTGGCAGCAGAAGGTCAGATCCCATCCACTCATCTCGTCTTCATTTCAGGACGCTCATGATTTTATTTTGGGAGCAGTTACACAGTTTCGGGAGTTCTCACCGGGAGTTTGACGCGTGCGTCAGCCATTATTCCTGCCTGTTCGCCGCCCCTCCCCC
This window harbors:
- the msna gene encoding moesin a, producing the protein MPKTISVRVTTMDAELEFAIQPNTTGKQLFDQVVKTIGLREVWYFGLQYQDTKGFSTWLKLNKKVTAQDVRKESPLLFKFRAKFFPEDVSEELIQDATQRLFFLQVKEAILNDDIYCPPETAVLLASYAVQAKYGDYNKEVHTPGYLSSEQLLPQRVLDQHKLNKDQWEERIQVWHEEHKGMMREESMMEYLKIAQDLEMYGVNYFSIKNKKGTELWLGVDALGLNIYEQNDKMTPKIGFPWSEIRNISFNDKKFVIKPIDKKAPDFVFYAPRLRINKRILALCMGNHELYMRRRKPDTIEVQQMKAQAREEKNQKKMERALLENEKRKREVAEKEKEKIEREKQELLERLKQIEEQTKKAQQELEEQTHRALELELERKRAQEEAERLESELKGAEESKMALLQQSQSQMKNQEHLATELAELTSKISLLEDAKKKKEEEAVEWQQKATTVQEDLEKTKEELKNKVMAAHVQEPLNAENEHDENDESSAEASAEFTSAATYKDRSEEERMTEAEKNERLQKHLLVLSSELANARDESKKTVNDILHAENVRAGRDKYKTLRQIRSGNTKQRIDEFECM